catagcCAGTGATTAAGGGTGTGGGTGTTGATCACTGGTGCTGTCAAGAGAGCTGTGATTACGTAACCATGTGTGAAAGGAGAGAGCGCAGTGAAGAAAAGGCAGCCGCCCAATAGGATCCATAGACAGCATTGTGTTCAGTGTTAATATATTCCTTTAAGGACAATACCCATCCATATACTTCTTGTACTAATATAGCAATGGAATGCCTtacctttgtgtatgtgtgttcgtgtgtatgtgtctatctGTAGGCTTCATACTGAGCTGGAGACAACTCGAACTGGCTGGGATACATACATCACTCAGGTTTCCAAGGAGACTGTCGTCAAGGACACAGAGCTGCTGGCCTTGCAGGAGAGAGAAGCCAAGCTCAGGACTGAactggagaggagcaggggggaggccgagaggtgaggaggagacagagaggagaggagcatggcgggcgacagagaggagaggataaagggatggatagatggattgatgtgtgtgtgtgtgtcccaggtacAAGCAGCAGCTGGGCCTGggtgtggagagggagaaggccctggagcagaggagggtgcagctggagctggagtggCAGAGACGCTGTGAGGACCTCAAGGCTGAGCACTACCTGGCCAGCGAGGGCTTAATACAGGGCCTCACCCAGGCCAgggaccaggtacacacacagactcactcacacacactcacacgcatgcacacacacacacacagactgtgggCTGTCACACTGACGTGGAGGATTGTGCTGTGGTCCCCAGGCAGCGGCagagctgagggagagggagagagagctgcaggacGTGGGGGTCTTACTGCACACCgtcacagcagagagagaccaggccctGCAGGTACAGTAGACACACTCCAGGATAAATGGAAATGTCGAGGCCAAGgctccctgctgtgtgtgtgtgtgtgtgtgtgtggcggagaAGCTCAGGTCTGGATGAACCCGAACCCAGAGTTGTTGTTACCACAGCTATTCTGGGGGGCTAGATTGAGGGGACAGCTACCGGAGGCCTGACTGAAACTGGATCGTCTTTGGCCGCCGTTAGTTGTGCTGGATTGAAGGGTCTTGAAATAGCATCTGAGAAGAGCTGCTGTACCCTGACATGGTGGCATGTTCTctctacacccccctcccctccccctctctttatctctctctctgtctatctcgtACGCCGGTTCATCCAGATGTCTTTTTTAGGAGCTGGCCTTTCCCTGTGCCTCCAGAGTGATCTGATGACCTTTTCctctggctggcaggctggctagCTGCTGGCTGACTTTCTTGCTGCTACAGTTCTTCTTGTGGCTATGGACACAAGCAGCCAGCTGAGGAATGTGTTGTGTTTATGAAGCTCCCCTCAttctccccatcctccttctCGTCTGACCGACCGCCACTCTAACCACCCCACCATGCCAGCTGCAGCATGCTGTGTAAACCTGACCTCCATGTGCTCTCCCTGTGACATCATCTCCCTCCACCTGGCCCGCGACTTAACGTCCGACCCAGTTGGACCGTGAAATGTTTAGAAACCATAAACTCACTTCAGAGCGATTGGGGGATAGCTCGGTGGTAGAGTATGACTGCAAATCCAGAGGTTGTAAATTCCCACCCATACGTCACTTAGAAAGCATTACATTTTGACATGATCTAGTAAGTTCAACCTGGTCTGTTTGGACTGTTGACAAACTGTTTTGCTCATTCAGAGAATACAGTCTTTATAATTGCATCAGCCTAAGTTGTCCCTGTGGCCTGTTTACCCTGTAACCACACCCAAACGCCATGATCTGACTCTAGATCAGATGCTAAGTAAACTAGTGTGTCATGTATTAGCTGGGTGGGGTGCTGGTGATCTGACCCCAGGTCTGCTGTTAAAGACATCTGCTTGGTTTGGGAAACTGGACTCGCTGTTTGTCAGAACACCAAAGGTCAGGAGTTTTGCGGAGGCAAAGGTCACCATGCCTCTGAGCGTTTCCTGTTGCGTTCTGGAAGACACATGGGTGTAGGTTTTCAGTCAACCTTGACTTGTGTCATCTGTGGTGCACTTGAAAGGGGGTCGCTGTTAGGGGTATTCTCATTAGTGCATCAGCTGAGTGAGGTGGTGGATAAGCTATGTCTGACAGACCCTGACAATACTGAAGGCAAAGATGATAAGGAACTATAGCCAGACTTACTACTCCATCTAGTGGTCATGGagatgaactgtgtgtgtgtgcagggtacgAGACCAGGCCAGGGCGTGGCCTCCCTCCCGTCTGAAGAGCTGCGTCTGCTGCAGCAGCAGAACAGCAGTCTGAGGGCTGTGGTGGCCCAGATGAGGTGGGACATGGAGGTCCTTAGCCAGCAGAGGTcccctgcccctgctcctccccctgctcatcCCAGAGTCCCAGGGGatttcacctccaccctgcagccCGCTGGTCCTCCAGCCAAGACCACTGACAGCTCTGTCAAGACCAGTCCAGCAGGtgaagaagacacacacacacaatgtacacaCTCACGGTACACGCACACAGTGTGGCACTTACACATGATATCAGGTGAAAAAACGGCCAGATATCATGTGGATCCCGTCTGTAACTTTTACTAGAAAAGAGCAGACATCTCCATATTATCTCAGGTTGTTCATTGTGAccaaaagaacacagaaaatAATACACGTGATGGCAGGACAGACCCTTTGCATGTTAGGGGAGGGGGTACACATTAGGGGTTGACCGATATCCGTTTTTCAGGGCCAATACCGATTATTACAGATCAAGTAGACCGATAACCGATATTTTGAACCGATATACATGtctagtaaaaaaaagaaaagaaagaaatctAAAAATTAAGAATAAAAAGGCCTCTGACAAAGACTTGAAATGTTTTAACAATATCTTTAATTCTGAGAACTgttaataataacaacattaataataataataacgacATAAAAAGTGCAGGGAGCATCCATCAGCattctgtaaaaacaaaaaattaaAACTTAAAGAAGTAAATTTAAACCACAACATGCAACACATATACAATTAAtggaaaataaatgtaaaagttttaTAATCTAATAAAATGGGTAACAATTAGTAGTCCCAATCCAGCAGCACCAGGTTGTGGTGAaggaaaaaattaaataaaaatggccaatcggttttgaaaatgacaGATACTTATAACCATCAAAAAATGCTTAAAATCGGCGCCGATAATCGGTCAacccccagtgtgtgtgttagtgttcacgataggctctgtgtgtgtttcaattcaACTTTATTTCGCCATGTATACAATACTAAGTATTCTCCATGCAGGCTATTACATCACAAATAGAACAACTagacaaaacagaaaaacaatataagGAAAGATAGTACCAGTATGAGTAAAAGTAAATAAAGAATGGAGGTAGTGCAACAATAGTACTGTTAAATAACGTTAAATAAAGTGCCATAAAATGAATTTTTGATGGGttccgtgtgtgggtgtgtttatgatgggttctgtgtgtgtgtgtgtgtgtgtgtgtgtttatgatgagctctgtgtttgtgtgtgtgtttatgatgagctctgtgtgtgtgtgtgtgggtgtgtgtgtgtttatgatggGCTCTGGGTGTGTTCACCAGGCTACACTGAGGCCATGGAGGAGCAGCTGTCAGAGGTTAAGGCACGCTGCAGacagctggaggagcagctAGATGGGGCCACCAGAGCCCTGATCCCCCCCACAGACTCCCTGGCCCCCCCACTGGCCCCCCTGCTGGACCCCATCTCAGCAGACAACGCCTACCTGCAGAACCACATCCGCTCGCTCAATGAGACCATAGGTGAGAGAGGATAAGGCAGCCGCTGGTTAAGAAGACCACAGCTGGAAGCATCAGTGAGGGATTACTGGTGGGTGAGATTAGGATTAGGAGAGACTCACTGGTCAGATACACAGTAGGAGAAACTGAACTGTTAGGAAACCAGTTCTAAGAAAAAGTGACGATTAGAGAGACCGTAAACAAGTAAGACCATCGTTAGATTGACACTGTTGAAAGGGGTGGATATTCTTAGGAATGTTGAGACAGACAGCTGTCACATGACATGCCACATTCTGATTGGCCATTGGCTGTGTTTCCTGGTCAGGTGGTCTGCGTGTTGTGAAGGTTGCTTTAACTGCAGCATtgagaaagcatgaggtgagggtGGCACACCTGGAGTCTGCCATGGCCTCCCTCACACAGCAGGTAACACACAAAGATTCCCAACTTTATCAAAAACAGCTGTCTCTATTGTCATCTAAACTGTCTAGCCTGTCATCTCATCTCTGCATCTTTCATCCAGTGTCATTCCAAGcaggtagagggggaggagctgcgCTTGGAGCTGGCCAATCAGAAGCGGAGTTGGAAGGCAGAGGAGGCGGGGCTGCACCAGAAGCTGGTTGCCGTAGAGATGGAGTTGGCAGaagtgaggagggagaaagaggagtacCAAAAGGGAAGCATCCTCACCAACCTGGAGACGGTTGCCCTGGGCAACCAGGTATCGGCTCTGAAGATGGACATCGCCAGCAGGAGGGAGCCCATTGTCTGTGAACAGGTAATGTGGAAACCGCCTTGTGTGTCAGGCATCAAGACTCTTTCCTTTGTTGTGAAAGAAGTTTGTCTTCCCTtgtcttttttctccctctcgctcATTGTCTCTCTCCGTCCATCCCTCCATTCAGAGTGAGATGGTACAtgagctgcaggaggagaacCTCCGTTTGAGACAGCAGCAGCTCCTATCcctggggtctggggtgggCCTGGGGGCCGCCCAGGGGTCTAAACCCAGCGCCCCGCTGCCAGAGACCAGGCTGAAGCAGGCTGCCCGCTGTATCGCCCGTCTGAGCCGGGACAAGCAGCAGCTGATTGAGATGGGGAATCGGCTCCGCTCCCAGCTCATCCATGCAGGACTGGAGGGTACGCCTGATTCCAACACAAGGCAGCTTGTTTTAGACTTCTGCTTTGTGCATATAATCAACGAGCAACACCGTACTCTCAATATAGGGTGAACAAGTTCAGCCCAGTCATAAAAAAACACCCCCTAGAACTGGACTCTGGTAGTCACCAGGGTTTGGTAACAACGCCTGGCACAGAACTCCTTAGAAACACTGTTCTGTTAAGCAATACTGTCCTGAGTTACATGAGCGGGGGGCATGGCACCTGTTGGTTTAAACAGTTAGCATCAAAGCCAGGAAGTCCATCTCCGTTGTGATGAGATGGAGTGGAGGGCAGTGTTGACAGGACAGGAAGCTTCCGTTCTGCTCTTCCGCCTCACCACCCTGATCACTGCTGAACTGCAGGATTATGGGAGACTCAAAAGAGCTTGCACATACCGCCTGGTGAACAAACACACCCCACCCACATTCTTTTGTGttcatctttctccctccctcccccccccctccctcttcccctcagtCCCCCAGCCAGCGCCTGTGTTCTCTCCAGCACCAGAGGCAgcggggccagagagagaccggTCTGGCCCCGGACCGGAGCGTCAGCAGGGGCGGCTGTCTGTTCTGGAGCAGCTGCAGTACCAACTCACCACACAGGTGGCGCCACACTCCACTCAGGATTGTCAGCCTCTCCACTCTGTTCCGTCATTCCTTGTTTgataaaagagaggaggaaatacATTAGGTCAAACTAAACTCATATCAAGACCTGATAAGATTAATATCAAATAAGACTTTATTAATCCCATAGGGAAATTTATGTTTTATTGTCTAGAACAGGGTTCTCATATCCTGGTCCTTGAGGGTcgttgtcctgcatgttttagatgtttccctcctccagcgcgcctgattcaaatgaatggtcattggAAACAGGTGTGCTAAGTGTGTTCTCTGAGGAGATCTTACAATGTAAACTCCTCAACGTAGGAGGATCTCTAGTCTGGTGCTATTCCCCAGGCATCCTGTAGAGGGCGCTCTAGTCTGACCTGTCTCTGTGCCTCCCCCAGGAACTGCAGTACGCTCAGAGGGAACCAAGGACGGGAGCCCCCATCAGGGTACAGCCCCTCTCCCACAGCGaaggtggggggcggggcccaGGCCGGGACAGGGCTGCCAACCCCTGGGTCCAGGggagcagggacacacacagacagcaggtgTGACACTGCTGTGATCTGACCCCAACTAGCATTAGTGATCTGAAACCAATATCACTTTACAGTGGTGTAGCCTTCAGTGTGATACCAATCCACTCGCTAAACAATGCTGACATTACACATGAACTTGACTCTCAATACTACCTTGTGCGTGTGGTCGTAACACAATAGCGATGCACCCCCTCACCGTGCCCTCTCTGTCCTTGACAGCGTTCTCGGAGCAAAGAGAACACGCCTCCTCTTCTCAGCCAATCGCCAACCCTGTTGAAACGGGACGGGGCGTCGCGTTCCTCCTCCAGCCCGTGTGGTGCGCTGGTGTCGTCCCTAGCGACGGAGGGTTCGCTGAGGGAGGTGTGGCAGGTACTGGACAGAGGACCGAGCCCCTCTGTGCTGACCACACCCAGACTCAGCTCTGACACAGGTTAGGGGCACTCTCAACACTTTCTgtccacactctcacacacactcaacacacacaatttATCACCAGCAGTCATCGTTTTACTCAGTGAGTGTTTCAAAAGGCCCACTCTTATGAGGTGGATCCTCTGTATATAAGTTCACTCCTGGTATTaaatgaacactttgaaatgtgtCTAAAATGAGTTCAAATGTACTATATAAATGATGGGTTCACATCACAATGTCTCTCTTCTCACTGCCTCATAAGCAAACTTTCCAGTACTTAGTTTTAATCCTGTTTGGGGTACCCCCAATATGCCAATTGTATAATTGGTCATTGTTGTCATTGTCGTCTCCTCCATGGACAGCTATCCAGGAAATAGCCTGCCAGGGGTGTGTTCTATCTGAGTCACCTCATCTCATACAGACTGGTGTTTCAGCATTCTAGAGAGCCTCAACCAGCCCAGTATCACTCTGTCACAACACAACATataatctctcacacacaaggtTAGGTCTAAACCTATTTGCTAAGTGTCTTGCCACATTGCAGCACTGTATATTTAGGCCACATATCAAATGCCCCTTgtgaaacaataaaaaaaaaaaaaggtttcacaAACCGTGGACTGCGGTATAGACAGGATTGCATAGCTGAGCGTGTGATAAGCCAATGTGTTGTCCTTGTTCCTGTTCCACTTCTGGGGGATCAGGGCCAGAGTTTCCCAACCCCGTCAACGTAGCTTTACGATACTGTCATCTTGCGTTACTCCTGGTCGTCTGCCCTATGGTGCCCTCACCATGTGATGCCTCACCATGTGATGCCTCAGTAAGTGGCTGGCTTCAAGGACAGCCAGCACTCCAACTGTCTGAGGTCTGGGAACAGGTATTACTTCAGCTGCAGAGTGCCTGCCGAGGTTTAAACATCatgctgcagagacacacaggacGTTCACGTGAACAGTGCTACAGAACATAGTGCACTGACAAGGATTCATAGAAACATGCAGGTttaatacaacaacaaaaaaacacaatactCTGCTTAACATATTAGAAGtttgaatgaaaataaatgcTCTGTTGCACTGGCCACCTGTTGTGTGAACTGAGACAGTGCTTGGTCTATGGTGGTGTGATTACAGGATCTATTCACACAGGGGATCAGGTGGAGATGACCAGGTGTGAGCTGAAAGAGGCCAGTCCAGAGAGGCAGATGAGGGGGCTACAAGGGACTAGAGCCCCTGTCCAGGAGAGGAGAACCACCACCAGGCCCAGCCAACCCTCAGCCAAAATCAGGAACACCAAGCCTACCAGCAGGGGTGGAAAGATCCGGAACTACAATAttaaagactgaaggatgggcgTAGACAtagacggatggatggatggacaccAGTGATAACTTTTGCATTTCTGTCACCAATCATGAAAATCCTGTGTGTGGCTGACTGTTTCCTCACCTGTCTCCTATATCAAATGTTTTATAAATAATTATGAATTACTGTGAATTTTAATAAACAAATGCGCGCCAAATATCTTATTTTATGACTTGAAATATATTACTTATTTTTCAATGTGGCGATTTATGTTTTCAGTGAACATTGTgacattcgacttcatgcagcaccggcggcgccgacagccgTTTTCTAAACAAGTAACCACGACCGTCGTCGAACCAATTTTCCCAATGACATCACTGTGCAATGTACTGCTATCAAGTCCCGCCCGTTTCTGTCATCTCTTCAACCGATTTCTTAGCCACTCCCTCTCATTCACGATGATTGGAGGGGTTCACACACCCCCGCTCTATGATTGGTGCATAACAATGCCTATTTAGAATATGGCGAATGCCATTACGTTGTGTACCACGTGTTTTAAAGCTGACTGTGTGGATGAGAACCCCAAGTGAGCTGCTTCTTATCATGGCTGCCGGTGTTGCGAGACTGACTGTTTCACTATAAGTTTTTTAATATTCACGATATAACTCGTTTGCATTAAAATCCATACTTTATATTGACAAAAAACTGATTCGATTGAACTGCAATCTATAACAGACATAGCTAGAGCCTTTTATAGTGTAATGCAAAACAACCAAATGCAACTCTTTTAAAATACTATGCTGTTTGGCTAAATATAATGATGTAGTTTCACAGGCAATGTACAAAACATGCATGTACTACAAATACGAAAGGCTTGATATAAAACTAAATTACTTTGTTAATGATGAAAGTCGAACACATGGGCTTACCCTTAATATAGATATCCACATACCATATTATAAGGCGCAAAAATGCCGGATGAAATCATTCGTAAATTATGGAATGAATAAAAATGGTCATCAATTTGAGTTTCCCAATTTTGGAGGGCTGTTGCACATAGACAAGGCTTTGCAACATTTCGAAATGCAATCAGACCTGACTATTTCAGGTATACGTTTTGTTTGATCAACTTTAACTGTGGCGGTAGGCGACGCAAGGATGGTTTCATCTGAGTCGTTCCTAATGAACTCGAGTAACCTCGCCCTGCGATGTCCGTTTTTTTCTCTGAAATTACAGAGAGTTCAGCGAATCACCCCACCACTGGCTGAGGACTGAGTCCCTGCCTCTTTTCTCATTGGCCTGAGCAGCTAACCAAGCTGTCAGCCCATGTGGCGTGGCCGGGGAGAATGTCAGACATTTAAATTCTTCAGAGAAAGGGAATCAAAGAAGCGAGATAAATTGAAAGGGCTGGGCAGGGAACGGGAAGAGATTTTGATTCCCCCCGAGCTACTGTaacaggcacacactcacagtcaagCACGCGCTGAAGATAAAGAAGATACGGGATTATCAAAGGGAATACATGCTAACTGTTTACTAACATTTTGGTCCACTAACTGTGATTTTGAAAAACACTTAAAACACCTTCTAACAGGTAAGAAAAAAAGTGTACTTTTGCAACGCTTGTTTGTCAGCTAGTTTATCGTTCGGTCTTCATATCCACCTCTTAAAAAGACGCTCCGTAATGATAACCGCGGTATCTTAGAGACCATCCCATCAGTCCAGCTCATGTTGGGACGGAACATAAATGTGCAGCACATGGCCTCATCGGAACCGTACGGTCACATATGAGGATAGTTCATcctttaaatgtaaatgtataagtgTAACGTTTGCTTTAATGGGGTGGTTGGGTTCATTGTCACTGTCAGTGTGACTCAAGATGGTGATGCGGCTATAATATCACGGTTTAGCTGTTCTGTACCGGCATCATAGTGGTATTATTTTTGGGTACGTATTCTAATATGTAGTTTGATATATTTTGAGTTGTTTATGTTTTGCAACAGGAAACAGTGAGATGCGTCTGGCGTGCCGTCTCTCCTCTTGTACTAAATTAAGAGCAGCAGAACGAGATAACAGACTGCGTAGTTCACAGCTCATAACGCGCACTATAGGCAGCGTTGCGGCTGGAAGGCCCCGTGTGCTCTAATAGTTAGATTACACTAAACCGTGTTAAAGGATTAGATAAAATATAGAAGCTAGTAGCTGTAAATGACAAGGCATGTCACGGTCTGATGACAGACGTTTTCAgtcaaaacacatttacatttcttaTGTTGCCTTTACATATTCAAATCCATGGTTTAGGTATTTCAAGATAAGGACTCCAACAGTTATTTAAAAATGTTGAAGATGACGAATGACCTGTCTGAGGAGTCATTCTTCTGATAAAGCTGCCTCAGTATTCATTTCTGGGACATGGATGGTATGTGACATTAGCTGTGCTTGATTAGTAGTATTTTTAACAATGATGAAGTGGAACAGTGCATGACAGTGTAACTTGCCCTGTCTTAGTTCTGCTACTCTGCAGACCCTGCGGTCCATTGAAACAGGTCCTGTCATTCAGGACATTCACTACCAGGCCCTCCAGAGTTGGCTTTCAGGACCTGGTTTAActaggaggggaaaggagactAGAAGACACACTTTAGAGCCCACATGTGGAATGTAACATAGTGTGGTAAGGTTTGAGGAAACAGTAGCCACATGTCGTGCACGACCAATAGCCAGCATGCTCTCAGCCAGCATGCAGGTTCTCATGGACACGCCCTGGGACAGTCCAGGGGTGTAGCTACTGCCCCTGGGAGTTAGGAACTAGGTCTTCTTTACATTGTCTTTATGAAGGTAAACAAATGTTCATCCTATCACACTGGTCTATTGAAGGCCTCTGGTACCAATCTCCAAAGGCTCCTGGAGCGGGAGCTCTGGGGAGCTACACTACCCCTAGCCAGGCCAGAACAATCTGAACAAACCCTGCCACTGTAACATCACAACATGTTCTAAACAGTTCTCTAGTTCCCCACGAATTACGTGAGAATGTCCCTGTTAGCTTAACGCAGGAATTTATGCTTACATCATGCTGTTATTATTTACGGGTTCTGTAGAGCTGCAGGTGCTGCTTTGGCTATGTGACGAGCTGAAACCTGCCAGGTGAGACCATGTGACCCACACAGGCGGGACCCTGTCTTTCCTGTTCTCCGCTCGGGTCTGTTTGGGCTGTACCATCTCCTCAGCAGCcctggagaacaggagagaaacagggagacagacaggccatgTTGTCATCCTCGATCTTTGTCCTACTACTGTATAGGTCAACGTCGTAGTCATCGTGTTTGGTTGTTAGACTCACATTGGGTCAATCACACTAGGCCTTGATCATGGTGTTGCAACAACCAGCCTGTCTATCAGACAACATGTCCAGGTTGTTGCAACAGTCAGCTAGTCTACCAAACCAGGACATGACCAGAGTGTGTAAAATGCCTGTGTTGATCAGGGTGAGATAGATTCTCGCTCATAAGATAATCCCTTGTATGCATACACTCgtacacacactcgtacacacacacacacacacgtacacccccCCTTCCCATTGTGAATCCCTTAAGGTTTCCTTCCATAGCTGCTCTTGCCCAGATAGGCTACCAGAGACACAGCCGCGATTGTTGTCACAATGCCTGCAGACACGTGGGAGCTTCTCATTGGCCTCTCTGGGTTCTCAGGTTCTACCTTGGTGCCGTGTG
This DNA window, taken from Hypomesus transpacificus isolate Combined female chromosome 13, fHypTra1, whole genome shotgun sequence, encodes the following:
- the ccdc57 gene encoding coiled-coil domain-containing protein 57 isoform X2; translation: MQSYGAAGDLEAQLARKEREWKELQSLRVLQLESSLRGAQDELSVLRQRFQQLRDDFRYNLTVLEERDRELEKYDAKATRVQATETARQEEVSQLRIQVAKLQEQREKEEREREEERRRSHQRAAEHRLQLERLQGCKDGDIQKQREAYEGMKRDLQHRLQEVEGELALQKQELMADFDNELRLREHEFNLRMDEMRAVVLAHKLKVKLLSKEAEVLAQTQLQTQERLTASEELCQNTHTLLQRRQLEIQDITAVKDSRIRQLEEQLRKMEARRRTEEQACNRKHEDLDRAVREREAQLEALRGAHSSQLGLVETQSSQLQSQLDAMAAHTRRAQREQAEALAHRDKQIERLHTELETTRTGWDTYITQVSKETVVKDTELLALQEREAKLRTELERSRGEAERYKQQLGLGVEREKALEQRRVQLELEWQRRCEDLKAEHYLASEGLIQGLTQARDQAAAELRERERELQDVGVLLHTVTAERDQALQGTRPGQGVASLPSEELRLLQQQNSSLRAVVAQMRWDMEVLSQQRSPAPAPPPAHPRVPGDFTSTLQPAGPPAKTTDSSVKTSPAGYTEAMEEQLSEVKARCRQLEEQLDGATRALIPPTDSLAPPLAPLLDPISADNAYLQNHIRSLNETIGGLRVVKVALTAALRKHEVRVAHLESAMASLTQQCHSKQVEGEELRLELANQKRSWKAEEAGLHQKLVAVEMELAEVRREKEEYQKGSILTNLETVALGNQVSALKMDIASRREPIVCEQSEMVHELQEENLRLRQQQLLSLGSGVGLGAAQGSKPSAPLPETRLKQAARCIARLSRDKQQLIEMGNRLRSQLIHAGLEVPQPAPVFSPAPEAAGPERDRSGPGPERQQGRLSVLEQLQYQLTTQELQYAQREPRTGAPIRVQPLSHSEGGGRGPGRDRAANPWVQGSRDTHRQQRSRSKENTPPLLSQSPTLLKRDGASRSSSSPCGALVSSLATEGSLREVWQVLDRGPSPSVLTTPRLSSDTGDQVEMTRCELKEASPERQMRGLQGTRAPVQERRTTTRPSQPSAKIRNTKPTSRGGKIRNYNIKD
- the ccdc57 gene encoding coiled-coil domain-containing protein 57 isoform X1 produces the protein MQSYGAAGDLEAQLARKEREWKELQSLRVLQLESSLRGAQDELSVLRQRFQQLRDDFRYNLTVLEERDRELEKYDAKATRVQATETARQEEVSQLRIQVAKLQEQREKEEREREEERRRSHQRAAEHRLQLERLQGCKDGDIQKQREAYEGMKRDLQHRLQEVEGELALQKQELMADFDNELRLREHEFNLRMDEMRAVVLAHKLKVKLLSKEAEVLAQTQLQTQERLTASEELCQNTHTLLQRRQLEIQDITAVKDSRIRQLEEQLRKMEARRRTEEQACNRKHEDLDRAVREREAQLEALRGAHSSQLGLVETQSSQLQSQLDAMAAHTRRAQREQAEALAHRDKQIERLHTELETTRTGWDTYITQVSKETVVKDTELLALQEREAKLRTELERSRGEAERYKQQLGLGVEREKALEQRRVQLELEWQRRCEDLKAEHYLASEGLIQGLTQARDQAAAELRERERELQDVGVLLHTVTAERDQALQGTRPGQGVASLPSEELRLLQQQNSSLRAVVAQMRWDMEVLSQQRSPAPAPPPAHPRVPGDFTSTLQPAGPPAKTTDSSVKTSPAGYTEAMEEQLSEVKARCRQLEEQLDGATRALIPPTDSLAPPLAPLLDPISADNAYLQNHIRSLNETIGGLRVVKVALTAALRKHEVRVAHLESAMASLTQQCHSKQVEGEELRLELANQKRSWKAEEAGLHQKLVAVEMELAEVRREKEEYQKGSILTNLETVALGNQVSALKMDIASRREPIVCEQSEMVHELQEENLRLRQQQLLSLGSGVGLGAAQGSKPSAPLPETRLKQAARCIARLSRDKQQLIEMGNRLRSQLIHAGLEVPQPAPVFSPAPEAAGPERDRSGPGPERQQGRLSVLEQLQYQLTTQELQYAQREPRTGAPIRVQPLSHSEGGGRGPGRDRAANPWVQGSRDTHRQQRSRSKENTPPLLSQSPTLLKRDGASRSSSSPCGALVSSLATEGSLREVWQVLDRGPSPSVLTTPRLSSDTGSIHTGDQVEMTRCELKEASPERQMRGLQGTRAPVQERRTTTRPSQPSAKIRNTKPTSRGGKIRNYNIKD